A DNA window from Loxodonta africana isolate mLoxAfr1 chromosome 7, mLoxAfr1.hap2, whole genome shotgun sequence contains the following coding sequences:
- the LOC135232046 gene encoding olfactory receptor 5D14-like: MAERNLSVETTFALLGFTDYPELQIPLFLVFLIMYSVTVVGNLGMIVITKLNPKFHTPMYFFLSHLSFVDFCYSSIVTPKLLENLVMADKSIFCFSCMLQFSLSCTAVVTESFLLTVMAYDRFVAICNPLLYTVVMSQRLCTLLVAGSYLWGMFVSLVLLCYALLLDFSGHNVINHFFCEYTALIAVSRSDIRIPHLLLFGFATFNEVSTLLIILTSYVFIFVTVLKIRSASGRRKAFSTCASHLTAITIFHGTILSLYCVPNSKHSRQTVKVASVFYTVVNPMLNPLIYSLRNKDVKDALWKLIGAKALFH; the protein is encoded by the coding sequence ATGGCTGAAAGAAACCTGAGTGTGGAGACAacctttgccctcttgggattcACAGATTACCCAGAGCTTCAGATTCCTCTCTTCCTTGTGTTTCTGATCATGTACAGTGTGACCGTGGTAGGGAATCTTGGGATGATAGTGATCACCAAGCTTAACCCCAAAtttcacacccccatgtactttttccttagtcacctttcttttgttgatttttgttaCTCCTCTATCGTTACTCCAAAGCTGCTTGAAAACTTGGTCATGGCAGATAAAAGCATCTTCTGCTTTAGCTGTATGCTCCAGTTCTCCCTGTCCTGCACTGCAGTGGTGACTGAGTCCTTTCTGCTgacagtgatggcctatgaccgctttgTGGCCATCTGCAATCCTCTGCTCTATACAGTGGTCATGTCACAAAGACTCTGTACCCTGCTGGTGGCTGGCTCATATCTGTGGGGAATGTTTGTCTCCTTGGTACTCCTTTGCTATGCTCTCCTTCTAGACTTCTCTGGACACAATGTAatcaaccactttttctgtgagtaTACTGCTCTCATAGCTGTCTCTAGGTCTGATATACGCATTCCTCACCTTCTGCTTTTTGGGTTTGCCACCTTCAATGAGGTGAGTACACTACTAATCATTCTCACTTCATAcgtttttatttttgtgactgtACTAAAAATCCGATCTGCCAGTGGACGTcgcaaagccttctccacctgtgcctcccacctgacTGCCATCACCATCTTTCACGGGACCATCCTTTCCCTCTACTGTGTGCCTAACTCCAAACACTCTCGGCAGACAGTGAAAGTGGCCTCTGTATTCTACACAGTGGTCAACCCCATGCTGAACCCcctcatctacagcctgaggaacaaagatgtgaaAGATGCCTTATGGAAGTTAATAGGTGCAAAAGCCCTATTTCACTGA